actgcatccagcctgggtgacaaagaaccTGTCCCCCCCCCgccaaaaagaaaatatgatcctTTGAGCAAAGGCCTTTTCGAAGTGCCTGTGAAGTGAAAATTAGTCACAGCACTAAGATTACTCGGCTTTTTTCATCATTCTCAAGTAGGCAGTGGAGTTTCCAAGTAACGAGACTGGTATAAAAAGTGCACAAGCACATAAGCAGCTAGATATCTTTGAAGAGATCTATGTTGGTTTTGATTTctaatgtaaatatttgtaattcaCCCAACAAAACTCACCTACTCTagtatattaatgtatttatgaACTAAATGACAGTTTTTAAACAATTTGGAGGAGTGGGAGAGCAGGTGTCCCTGGTTGGCTTTGTGGGTATCTCAGTGGTTTGCACCTGTGCAGCAgtggtttctattttttgtcaTGATGGATCCTTCCTAGTGACTACCTGCCCCACCCACTTGGGTTTACAGGTCCCCAAGATGAAGGGCCATGTCTCCTCCATCAGTTTAGGGGCTGCCAAGATCAAGAACCCTATCAGGTGCCACCAAGGGATAGAAATGACTAAGTGCTGTTTTTCCTCTACCTGAGTGGTGCCACTGGAGATAGGAGCCATGCAAGCACCTGCATGCCCCCGCCCCCGTCCCCCCTGACGCCCAGTGAGGACCACCTGCGCGGCCAGGACCGCGCTGACCTTGCCCTGTCTCCACAGGTTTCGGCATGACCACCCCCGCGACGGTGGGCGGGAAGGCCTTCCTCATCGCCTATGGGCTGTTCGGCTGCGCCGGGACCATCCTGTTCTTCAACCTCTTCCTGGAGCGCATCATCTCGCTGCTGGCCTTCATCATGCGCGCCTGCCGGGAGCGTCAGCTGCGCCGCAGCGGCCTGCTGCCCGCCACCTTCCGCCGTGGCTCCGCGCTCTCGGAGGCCGACAGCCTGGCGGGCTGGAAGCCCTCGGTGTATCACGTGCTGCTCATCCTGGGCCTGTTCGCCGTGCTGCTGTCGTGCTGCGCCTCGGCCATGTACACCAGCGTGGAGGGTTGGGACTACGTGGACTCGCTCTACTTCTGCTTCGTCACCTTCAGCACCATCGGCTTCGGGGATCTGGTGAGCAGCCAGCACGCCGCCTACCGGAACCAGGGGCTCTACCGCCTGGGCAACTTCCTCTTCATCCTGCTCGGCGTGTGCTGCATTTACTCGCTCTTCAACGTCATCTCCATCCTCATCAAGCAGGTGCTCAACTGGATGCTGCGCAAGCTGAGCTGCCGCTGCTGCGCGCGCTGCTGCCCGGCGCCCGGCGCGCCCCTGTCCCGGCGCAATGCCATCACCCCGGGCTCCCGGCTGCGCCGCCGCTTGGCCGCGCTCGGCGCCGACCCCGCGGCCCGCGACAGCGACGCCGAGGGCCGCCGCCTCTCGGGCGAGCTCATCTCCATGCGCGACCTCACGGCCTCCAACAAGGTGTCGCTGGCGCTGCTGCAGAAGCAGCTGTCGGAGACGGCCAACGGCTACCCGCGCAGCGTGTGCGTCAACACGCGCCAGAACGGCTTCTCGGGCGGCGTGGGCGCCCTGGGCATCATGAACAACCGGCTGGCCGAGACCAGCGCCTCCAGGTAGACCGCCCGTCCGCCCGCGCCAGGGACCCTCTCCAGGCCGCGGGGCCGCCGGGCGTGGTTTGCTTCCCTTCTCTCAGTC
This DNA window, taken from Macaca thibetana thibetana isolate TM-01 chromosome 13, ASM2454274v1, whole genome shotgun sequence, encodes the following:
- the KCNK12 gene encoding potassium channel subfamily K member 12, which gives rise to MSSRSPRPPPRRSRRRLPRPSCCCCCCRRSHLNEDTGRFVLLAALIGLYLVAGATVFSALESPGEAEARARWGATLRNFSAAHGVAEPELRAFLRHYEAALAAGVRADALRPRWDFPGAFYFVGTVVSTIGFGMTTPATVGGKAFLIAYGLFGCAGTILFFNLFLERIISLLAFIMRACRERQLRRSGLLPATFRRGSALSEADSLAGWKPSVYHVLLILGLFAVLLSCCASAMYTSVEGWDYVDSLYFCFVTFSTIGFGDLVSSQHAAYRNQGLYRLGNFLFILLGVCCIYSLFNVISILIKQVLNWMLRKLSCRCCARCCPAPGAPLSRRNAITPGSRLRRRLAALGADPAARDSDAEGRRLSGELISMRDLTASNKVSLALLQKQLSETANGYPRSVCVNTRQNGFSGGVGALGIMNNRLAETSASR